GATCACGGCCCCGTGCACGTACGCCGCCAGGTCGCTCGCCAGGACCAGCACCATGCGCGCGATCTCGTCCGGGGGGCCGGGCGTCCGATGGGGAGCCGCTGGTGGAACTCGAGACCGGCCCGAAGGACCCGCCAGTCGAGGCCCAGCAGGCCCCGGCGGGCGACCTGGTCCGCTCCGGGGATGCGCGTCCACCCGGGGAGGAGGGCGTTGATGCGGAACCCATGCCGGGCGTGCTCGCGGGCGAGGGCCCGGGTCAGGGCGATCACCGCGGCTTTGCTCGTGCTGTACACGGACAGGTCCGCCTTGAAGGGCAGGAGGGCCTCGATGGAGGCGATGTTGAGGATCACGCCGCCCTGGGCACCGCGATCCTGGATCATGCGCCGGCACATCCAGATTGGGCCCTCGAGGTTCACGACCATCACCCGTCGGTAGAAGGCTTCGTCCACCTCGGTGAAGGGCCGGCTGGGGTAGAGGGCGGCGTTGTTGATCAGGGTGTCCGGGGTGCGCCCTTGCAGACGGTTCCACAAGGCCTCGATCGTGGCGCGGTCCGCGAGGTCCACCGCGTGGGCCTCGACCCGCTGGCCGTAGGCCTCGAGTTCCCGAGCGGTGGCCATGAGCCGCTCCCGGTTCCGGTCCACGAGCTCCGGTTCCGCGCCCGCCTCTGCCATCCGGTGGGCGACGGCCCGCCCGATGCCGGAGGCCGCGCCCGTGATCAGGACGCGTCTGCCTTGGAGCGAGATGAGTTCCTGTAACGAAGGATTTTGCTTTATGTATTGATTTTAAGGTGCGTCTGCGGCCGGTGGCGGGCGGGGGTTGGGCGTGTGCCGTGGGCCGCGCGAGGGGGTAGAGTAGGGGGGATGGAGGTCATCGAAACCTGCGTGTACGCCGAGGACCTCGAGGCGGCGCGCGCCTTTTACGAGGGGGTGCTGGGCCTCGAGTGCTTCGCTTTTAAGCCGCCCCGGCACGCGTTTTTCCGCGCGGGACGCGGGGTGTTTTTGGTGTTTAACCCGAAGGAGACCGAAGAGGAGGCCGCACTACCGCCGCACGGGGCCCGGGGGAGCGTGCACGTGGCGTTTCGCGTGGACGAGGCCGAGCTGCCCGGTTGGGACGAGAAGCTCCGGAGGCTGGGGTACACGACCTACTGGGCCGAGTGGCCGCGCGGGCGGAGCCTGTACGTGTACGACCCGGCGGGGAACCTGGTGGAGCTGGCCCCGGCCCGGATCTGGGGATTGGGTTAGCGCGCGTACCGCAGTAGCGCGGGCAGCACCCGGTGTAGGGGCAGCCGGCGCGCAAGGTACCCCAGGTGAGGGAACAAGCGCACCGCGGCGAGGAGCTTGCGGGAAAGGCCGGGCTCACCCACCAGGATGAGGGTGGCGTCGATCACGCGGTGCAGGCGCTCGGTGTAGGGGTACCACCACAAGGCCGGCGCGCGCGGGTACGCCTCGCTGATGTACTGGAGCTGCACCAACTCTAAAAGCCCGAACGGGCCGTGCGTGCGCCCGAACCCCGAGCCCTTCACCCCGCCCCAAGCTCCCGCGGCCTCGGCGTACGTGTCCGCGTGGTGGTTGACCGTCACGACCCCGACGTCGAGCTGCGGCGCGAGGGCTTGGGCCCGCCGGGAGCTTTGCGTCCAGAGGCTCGCGGTGAGGCCGTAGGGGCTTGCGTTCACCGCCCGGACGGCCTCAACCTCGTCCCGTACCGGCACCACCCCCACGACCGGGCCGAAGGCCTCCTCGCACATGAAGGGGGTTTCGGCCGGGGGGTTCGCGACGAGGGTAGGGGCGTAGTAGTGGGGGCCCAGCGCCTCGAGCCGCCGCCCGCCGGTGCGCACCTGGCCGCCTTGGGCGCGGGCCGCCTCCACCAGGCGCGCGACCTTCTCCACTTGGAACGGTGCGATGAGGGGGCCTACGTCCACGCCGGGCGCGAGCGGGTGGCCGACCCGGAGGGCCTCGAGCTCAGCCTGGAGCCGTTCGGTGAACCCGGGGTAGATGCGTTCTTGAACGTAGACCCGTTCGATCGCGGCGCAGGTCTGGCCGGCGTTCATCGTGGCGGCCCACGCGATGCCCCGCGCGCTCAGCTCGAGATTGACGTCGTCCAAGACGATGGCCGCGTCCTTGCCGCCCAGCTCGAGAAGGACCTTCTTGGGGCCCTGGGCGGCGAGGGCCATGACCTTGCGGCCGGTCGCGGAGCTGCCGGTGAAGAGGACCCCCCGCACCTCGGGGTGCGTGATCAGGGCCTCGGCCTGGGCAGCTCCGCCCTGGATGAGCTGCACCCAGTTCGGGGGAAAACCGGCCTCTTGGAAGAGTTGGGCGATCTTCTGGGCGGTGAGGGGGGTGTAGGGGGAGGGTTTGAGGAGGGCGACGTTGCCGGTGATGGCGAGGCTTATGAGCTGCACGAAGGGGATCGCGAAGGGGTAGTTCCAGGGGGTGATGACCGCCCAGGGGCCGTACGGCTTGAAGCGGTAGTGGGCCCGCCGACCCTGGAAGAAGGGGTTGTGGGGGGGCGCGGCCGGGGATTCGGCGAGGCGCGGCGCGTGGTGGATCAGGTAGGAGAGGGTATCCAGGGCGGGGATGAGTTCGAGGAGCAGCGCCTCGGTGAGGGGTTTGCCTTGCTCGAGGGCGACGAGCTCGGCGATCTCGTGCCGGTGCTGGATGAGGGCGCGGCGGAGGCGGCGGAGGCGGCCCAGCCGCGTCTCGAGCGGGGTGCGCCGCCAGTCGGCGAAGGCCCGCGCGGCGCGTTCGGCGGCCGCGGCGACCTCGGGGAGGGGCGTGATGGGCACCTCGCCGAGCGTGCGGCCATCGGCGGGGCTGGTTACGGTGAGGTGCCCTTCGCGGGGCGCGGCGTGGGCGGATGAGCGCATCCGGGATCCCCTTTCCGTTGGGCTTAAACCCAGTATAGCAAGGGGACGGGGGGGCGGGCGGTGCGGAGGCACACGTGGGCTTGCGCCCTGGGGGCGAGGCCTCTATGCTTGGGCCGTGACGCGCCCTTACGTCGAGGTGTACACGGACGGCTCCGCCGACCGGTTCGGGCGGGGCGGGTGGGCTGCGCTGCTTCGCTACGAGGGCCGAGAGAAGCTGCTCTCGGGCGGGGAGGCCGCGACCACCAATAACCGCATGGAGCTCCGCGCGGCGTTGGAGGCGCTCCGCGCGTTGAAGCGCCCGTGCGTGGTGGTGGTGTACACGGACAGCCAGTACCTCCAGAAGGCCTTCGCCGAGGGGTGGCTCGAGCGCTGGCAGCGTAACGGGTGGCGGACGCGCGCGGGGGCGCCGGTGAAGAACCAGGACTTGTGGCGGGCGCTCCTCGAGGAGATCCGTCGCCACGAGGTGCGCTGGCGCTGGGTCGAGGGGCACGCGGGCCACCCGGAGAACGAGCGGGTGGACCGGGAAGCGCAGCGCCGCCGCCGGAGCCTGCCCCGACCGGAGACCTAACGGTTTTTACTCTCCAGGCTCGAAATCCGGTAGACTTTATTCCGGAGGGACGCATGATCGAGACGCGCCTCAAGCCCGAGGACCGCGAAACCCCGGTGTTTAAGCAGAACAAGGACGACTGGGTCGCGCTCATCTCCGAGTTCCGCCACGCCCTGGAGACGGTGCGCAAGGGGGGCGGGGAGAAGGCCATCGCCCGCCAGCACAAGAAGGGCCGCCTGACCGCCCGAGAACGCATCGCGCGTCTGATCGACCCGGGCACCCGCTTCGAGGAGCTCATGACCTTCGCGGGGTGGGGCATGTACCAGGAGTGGGGCGGCGCGCCGAGCGGCGGCACGATCACCGGGATCGGCCGGATCGCCGGGCGGGACTGGATGATCATCGCGAACGACG
This region of Marinithermus hydrothermalis DSM 14884 genomic DNA includes:
- a CDS encoding VOC family protein, with protein sequence MEVIETCVYAEDLEAARAFYEGVLGLECFAFKPPRHAFFRAGRGVFLVFNPKETEEEAALPPHGARGSVHVAFRVDEAELPGWDEKLRRLGYTTYWAEWPRGRSLYVYDPAGNLVELAPARIWGLG
- the rnhA gene encoding ribonuclease HI, which produces MTRPYVEVYTDGSADRFGRGGWAALLRYEGREKLLSGGEAATTNNRMELRAALEALRALKRPCVVVVYTDSQYLQKAFAEGWLERWQRNGWRTRAGAPVKNQDLWRALLEEIRRHEVRWRWVEGHAGHPENERVDREAQRRRRSLPRPET
- a CDS encoding aldehyde dehydrogenase family protein, with the protein product MRSSAHAAPREGHLTVTSPADGRTLGEVPITPLPEVAAAAERAARAFADWRRTPLETRLGRLRRLRRALIQHRHEIAELVALEQGKPLTEALLLELIPALDTLSYLIHHAPRLAESPAAPPHNPFFQGRRAHYRFKPYGPWAVITPWNYPFAIPFVQLISLAITGNVALLKPSPYTPLTAQKIAQLFQEAGFPPNWVQLIQGGAAQAEALITHPEVRGVLFTGSSATGRKVMALAAQGPKKVLLELGGKDAAIVLDDVNLELSARGIAWAATMNAGQTCAAIERVYVQERIYPGFTERLQAELEALRVGHPLAPGVDVGPLIAPFQVEKVARLVEAARAQGGQVRTGGRRLEALGPHYYAPTLVANPPAETPFMCEEAFGPVVGVVPVRDEVEAVRAVNASPYGLTASLWTQSSRRAQALAPQLDVGVVTVNHHADTYAEAAGAWGGVKGSGFGRTHGPFGLLELVQLQYISEAYPRAPALWWYPYTERLHRVIDATLILVGEPGLSRKLLAAVRLFPHLGYLARRLPLHRVLPALLRYAR